A region of the Flavobacteriaceae bacterium MAR_2010_188 genome:
CTGAAATTTTATTTAGTAGAAAATCTGAGTTGGGCCTGAACCTGCTTTAATCTAACAAAAAAATATGAAAGTTAGTGATCAATTAAATAGGACATTTACCCTAGATAAACCCCCCTCCCGAATAATTTCTTTAGTGCCCAGCCTTACCGAATTGCTTTGCGATTTAGGTTTGGAAAGTTCATTGGTAGGCATTACCAAATTCTGCGTTCATCCCGAACATTTAAGAAAAAACATTAAGGTTATTGGAGGCACAAAAAAGGTGAATTTTGAAAAAATTAAAAACCTTGAGCCCGATATCATCATTGCAAATAAAGAAGAAAATACCTTAGAAATTATCCAAGGTTTAAGTAAAGTAGCGCCAATCCATATTTCGGATATTGGGAATGTTGAGGATTGTTGCGACTTGATTGAAGCTTATGGTAAACTATTTTTAAAAGAAATAGAAGCTCAAGATTTAAATGCAAGAATCGAAGAAAAAGTTTTAAACTTTCAAAATTCATTTAAAAATAAAAAAGTAAGATCAGCGGCTTATTTTATCTGGAAAAATCCTTGGATGGTCGCGGCATCA
Encoded here:
- a CDS encoding ABC-type Fe3+-hydroxamate transport system, substrate-binding protein, with the protein product MKVSDQLNRTFTLDKPPSRIISLVPSLTELLCDLGLESSLVGITKFCVHPEHLRKNIKVIGGTKKVNFEKIKNLEPDIIIANKEENTLEIIQGLSKVAPIHISDIGNVEDCCDLIEAYGKLFLKEIEAQDLNARIEEKVLNFQNSFKNKKVRSAAYFIWKNPWMVAASDTFIDYMLSLNSFSNIYSNKTRYPEVELKSMPKDLDFIFLSSEPYPFSNDEVIELGILFPKTKVILVDGEMFSWYGSRILKAIDYFENLNKELDKLS